GGCTCCGCTGAGCCGCGAACCCAACCTGGCCCCTATCCGTCCGTCCTCGCTTGCCGGTGCGCGTCGCTGCCCTCGCGATAGAAGACGTATCCCGCGTGGTGCAGGACGTCCCCGTCGAAGGTGCCGTCCGCGCTGAACAGGCCCCCGAATCTCGAATTCGCCATGTCGACCACGGTAGGTATCCGGTCCGGCAACAGCCTGGTCCCAGTACTCCCAGGAAGAACGCGCTACCCGCCCTTACGGCCGGCTCTCATGACGCCGGAGTTCTCGTGTGAGGACGGGGATCATCACCGCCGCAGGGACGACGT
Above is a window of Verrucosispora sp. NA02020 DNA encoding:
- a CDS encoding Atu4866 domain-containing protein, with the translated sequence MANSRFGGLFSADGTFDGDVLHHAGYVFYREGSDAHRQARTDG